The Calidithermus timidus DSM 17022 DNA segment CACGGCCCCAAACTCTACGACTACAGCTTCAGCGGGGAACCCCCCGCCCAGGGGAGCTGGGTGGTGGTCAGCACCCCCAGGGGCCTCGAGCTCGGCAAGGTGCGCACCGCGCCCCGCTCGGGGCGGCCCCAGGGCGAGGTGGTGCGGCAGGCCACCCCCCAGGATCTCGAGGCCGCCAGCAGGCTGCGCGAGCGGGCCGAGGACCTCAAGTGGTGGCTCAAGGCCAGGTTCCGCCGGGAAAACGTCCCGGCCAAGCTGCTGGGCTGCGAGTTCACCCTCGACGGCAACCACCTCTCGGTGCACTACTCCGCCGAGGAGCGCGTGGACCTGCGCCGCTGGGTGGGGGAGATCTCCCGGTTGGCGGGTGCCCGCGTGGAGTTCCTGGCGCTGGGCCCGCGCGACCAGACCGCCTACTTGGGCACGCTGGGGGCCTGCGGCATGGAGTCGTGTTGCTCGACCCACCTGCAAGACTTCGCCCAGGTCTCCATCAAGATGGCCAGGGACCAGCAGCTCCCGCTGTCGCCCGAGAAGATCTCCGGCCCCTGCGGTCGCCTGCTGTGCTGCTTGCAGTACGAGCACGAGCTCTACCAGGAGCTCCTGGCGGGACTGCCCAAGAAGAACGCCAAGGTGTGTACCATCCACGACGTGTGCGGCAAGGTGGTCAAGCTCAACCCGCTGGCCCAGACCGTGGACATGATCACCGAGGAGGGCAGCATGGTCACGGCCCACAAGGACGAGCTGCGGCGCTGAAGCAGAGCGGGTGCGGGCGGGTGCCGGCGGCGTGGCTCTGGGTCGGGCTGGGGGCTTGTCCCTGCTGGGCCTGCTGGCGGCCGGTGAGGGAGTCGGTGCAGGACTGTTCCAGCACCCGCAGGTACGCCACCCTCCACCCGGCGCTAGCGATCAATGCGCCCAGCAACAAACCTCCCACCCAAGCCCTACGCGGCCCGCTCCCGCCCTGGATTGCGTGTCGGGCGTTACACGGCGGGCTTGCTCGCCGCCAGCAGCACCCGTTTGAAGCCGTAGAACACCGGCTTCTGCGGCATCAATTCGTTCAGCCTCGAGCGGTAGCGCTCGAGGAAAGCCCCCTGCAACTCCTCCGGCAGCACGCCCAGGTAGGCGGTGAGCAGCGTCCCCTTCACCCACTCCACGATCGCGTCGGCGTCGGGGAGGACGTGGGGGTACACCTTGAGCACGGCGGTGATGTCCTGCCCGCCGAGGTCGAAGAACAACTGGGCGTAGTCCTCGACCGGCAGGACCGGGTGGCGGCGGCCGCTGTTGGGGAAGTACGCCCTGAACTCCGGCTCCTCGGCGACCTCGCGGGCCAGGCGGTGGGAGGGGTGGTCGCCGTTGGCGGGCATCTGCACCACCATCTGCCCGCCGGGGTTCAGGCAGCCCCAGAGCCGGGCGAAGAGGGTGGGGTGGTCGTCGGCCCACTGCAGCGCGGCGTTGGAGAAGATCAGGTCGTACTGCCCCTCGAGCTCCCGGAAGTCGCCCTGCACGAAGCTGAGCCCCTCGCGGGCGAAATTCTGGCTCCTGGCGAGCATCTCGGGGGAGCTGTCGAGCCCGGTTACGGTGCTGCCGGGCAGGCGGTCGGCCAGGCGGCGGGTGAGCTCGCCGGTCCCGCAGCCCAGGTCCACGGCCCGCAGGCCGGGCCTGACCTTGACCAGCGCGAGCAGGTCGTCGAAGGGGGCGGTGCGCTCGGCTTTGAATTTCTCGTACTGTTCGGGGTTCCAGGGCATGGCGTTACTCCAGGGGTTGGGAAGCTAGCGCTTGCGGGCAGACCCGGCCCGCGCGCCCCAGGCTGGGGGAGAGGTTGGTCACCGGGCCTCCTCGGGCTCGGGCCAGGGGAACTCCCCCAGGCGCCCCCGCAGCCCCTCCCAGCGCCGCATCAGGGCGCGGATCTCGCGGGCGAGGTCGCGGCCCCGGTGCCTGTCGTAGTGCGACTGGGCCTGCAGGATGCGGTGGCCCCCGCCGTAGGGGTCGCCGGTGGGCAGCACCCGGTTGCGCCCCTCCGCGTCGGTGAGCACCGCCCCGATGGGGTAGGTGCCTTCCTCGAGGCTCCGCGGGGCGAGCTCCACGGCCCGCTCCATCCAGCGCCGCTCGATCACAGGAACTCCCGGTACTTGTCGAGCAGGTCGGCCAGGGCCTCGCGCAGCAGGGCGGCCTCGGTGCGGCCCAGGCGCTCGGACAGCGTGGCGAGGCGGGCGAGCTGGTTCTTGGGGTAGTAGTTCGACTTCAGCACCATCTTGTCCTCCACGTAGATCGCCACCCGGCTGCGCCCCTCGCGCTTGGCCCGCAACAGCGCCTCGTCGGCGGCCTGGAGCAGTTGTTGGGGGTCGGAGACGTGGCGGGGGAAGCTGGCGATGCCGATGGACAGCCGCACCGCCAGCGAGACCTCCCCCACGTTGTGCTTGCGACCCGCGAGGTACTGCCGGATCTCCTCGAGCTGGATCAGCGCCTCCTCGGGGCTGGCCCCCGGCAGGGCGCAGGCGAACTCGTCCCCGCCAATGCGGGTGAGCAGGCTGCCGGGGGGGAGGCTCCCGGCCAGCGCCTTCATCACCAGCGCGATCACCGCGTCGCCCACCTCGCGCCCGTAGTTCTGGTTGACCGGCATGAACTCGTCGATGTCGGCCACCGCCACCGAGACAGGGCCGTCCCCCTTCCAGTTCGTCAGGGTTTGATAAAAGCTCTCGCGGTCGAGCGTAGTAGCTCCGGTCATATGGCATCCTCTCTAGTAGCTTTCACGTATATATATTATGAGGCACATATATACGTGTAAAGTCATGCGAATGGAACCCTTTCATACCGGATTCAAAAAGATAATCACCCAAAGCAAAGACCTTCAGAGGCTATCTTTTTGAATCCTAGAGCACACCCCTCCCTAACGGTCGGCCGCCCCGCCTTGGCGGGGCGGCGTCCCCATTCGGGAACGAACTGACCGAATCTGGTATCAAGAGGTTTATCGCGGTTTGCGGGCATTTTGCCGCTGGGAGGAGCGGCAAAACCGGCGATCGAGCCGCCGATCCAGCTTCCAGCTTTGGCTCAGTCATTCCGCAAATCGCTCTATACAATGGGCCTGATGCTCAGCCTCGCCCGCGTGCTCTCGGTGACCTTGGGGATCTTCGCCCACCACCCGCTGGGGGTGCTGTGGGTCACCTTCGTGGCCCTGCTCTTCAGCTTCGTAAGCTTCGGGATCCTGATCGGGCCCATGCAGGTGGGCTTCAACGCGGTGATGCTGCGCTACCTGCGCCGCGGCGAGTGGGCTCCTGAGCTGCTGTGGCAGCAGTTCCGCCGCGAGGCTTTCCTCGCGGGGTGGGTGTACCTAGCGTTGCTGCTGGTGGGGCTGGTGGTGCCGCTGCCGCTCGAGCGCTTCTCTCCGGCTGTGGCCGAGCTGCTGCGCTTCGCAGCCAACACGGTACTGGGGTTGCTGTGGTTTTATCCCTTCCAGTACCTCGCCGAGCAGC contains these protein-coding regions:
- a CDS encoding PSP1 domain-containing protein, producing MDCVGVRFNHGPKLYDYSFSGEPPAQGSWVVVSTPRGLELGKVRTAPRSGRPQGEVVRQATPQDLEAASRLRERAEDLKWWLKARFRRENVPAKLLGCEFTLDGNHLSVHYSAEERVDLRRWVGEISRLAGARVEFLALGPRDQTAYLGTLGACGMESCCSTHLQDFAQVSIKMARDQQLPLSPEKISGPCGRLLCCLQYEHELYQELLAGLPKKNAKVCTIHDVCGKVVKLNPLAQTVDMITEEGSMVTAHKDELRR
- a CDS encoding methyltransferase domain-containing protein, whose protein sequence is MPWNPEQYEKFKAERTAPFDDLLALVKVRPGLRAVDLGCGTGELTRRLADRLPGSTVTGLDSSPEMLARSQNFAREGLSFVQGDFRELEGQYDLIFSNAALQWADDHPTLFARLWGCLNPGGQMVVQMPANGDHPSHRLAREVAEEPEFRAYFPNSGRRHPVLPVEDYAQLFFDLGGQDITAVLKVYPHVLPDADAIVEWVKGTLLTAYLGVLPEELQGAFLERYRSRLNELMPQKPVFYGFKRVLLAASKPAV
- a CDS encoding diguanylate cyclase; translated protein: MTGATTLDRESFYQTLTNWKGDGPVSVAVADIDEFMPVNQNYGREVGDAVIALVMKALAGSLPPGSLLTRIGGDEFACALPGASPEEALIQLEEIRQYLAGRKHNVGEVSLAVRLSIGIASFPRHVSDPQQLLQAADEALLRAKREGRSRVAIYVEDKMVLKSNYYPKNQLARLATLSERLGRTEAALLREALADLLDKYREFL